A genomic region of Phycisphaerales bacterium AB-hyl4 contains the following coding sequences:
- a CDS encoding sugar-binding domain-containing protein, with protein sequence MVNLRRLRGGALGTLLVGGVINMAVASERPAGLLLTWQQDPTSTMTIDWHIDPERGHAASPTLRFAQAGTDTWSQREAKQIAFPYSDRVVYRIELTDLAADTDYYFHVGDFDRRYMFRTMPRTLDQPLVFATAGDTRHANDWTRLMRHVLDEHDPAFVVWAWGKAFYGNRPEGFLERWHQWFEVAKDALVDDEGRVRPVVGSISSQEVRSSAGVEHVNDSWRDEQAPFFYRLWAYPGQPGYGVLDFGTYLSLVSLDTETNPIEGEQYRWLETTLADRRDVQHVIPHYYLAAFPSDRDYYEPNREVRENWVPLFERNGIRLAIEESDMTYKRTPPIRNGRPDPRGVMYVGSGSWGAGGRAKHDPDVTWYLQASAPSYHCVVVTLDGEDESFIVVDMHGQKVDAYPDENMASLGLGTADAFVEQIASLLGEAAPAERRAGAMLLEAFSNAYDADRPADREAFLQQMLAWYDDESQDVRLRSAAYQVLLMHADDVEQRGALLSRGMNDASARIRAHALTVREADLSSVTGRLLLQTLGEARMLEMRERAFVAATNRPSPAFPDQQAADAFEKVDAFELPVEDWAFKTDPWRIGHLKAWHEAEVDESGWMSAELQTHWHHFLDTSYQGVGWYRRVIDVPTMSPYDAVGLQFDGVEENAWVWIDGHYVGQHNLGPVGWNVPFQFDVTRLITPGQSHQITIRVMNQRSVGGVWDSVRLQTYRQSEASE encoded by the coding sequence GTGGTGAATCTGCGAAGGCTTCGTGGTGGTGCGCTGGGAACCTTGCTCGTCGGCGGTGTGATAAACATGGCGGTGGCGTCGGAGCGGCCGGCGGGGCTGCTGCTTACCTGGCAGCAAGATCCGACGAGCACGATGACGATTGACTGGCATATCGACCCGGAACGCGGTCACGCGGCTTCGCCGACGCTGCGATTCGCTCAAGCCGGTACGGACACCTGGTCGCAACGCGAGGCGAAGCAAATCGCATTTCCGTACTCTGACCGAGTTGTGTATCGCATTGAATTAACCGATCTCGCTGCGGACACCGACTATTATTTTCACGTTGGTGATTTTGATCGGCGGTATATGTTCCGGACCATGCCGCGAACACTGGATCAGCCGTTGGTCTTCGCGACAGCGGGTGATACACGGCATGCAAACGACTGGACGAGATTGATGCGCCATGTGCTCGATGAGCATGACCCGGCGTTCGTCGTTTGGGCGTGGGGCAAGGCGTTCTATGGCAACAGGCCTGAGGGGTTTCTGGAGCGTTGGCATCAATGGTTCGAAGTGGCCAAGGACGCGCTGGTCGATGACGAGGGCCGGGTTCGGCCGGTGGTCGGCAGCATTTCGTCACAGGAGGTGCGGTCCAGCGCAGGTGTCGAGCATGTCAACGACAGTTGGCGGGACGAACAAGCGCCGTTCTTTTACCGGCTGTGGGCGTATCCCGGCCAGCCGGGGTATGGCGTATTGGACTTCGGGACATACCTGAGTCTGGTTTCGCTCGACACCGAGACGAATCCTATCGAAGGCGAGCAGTACCGTTGGCTTGAAACGACGCTGGCAGACCGGCGGGATGTTCAGCATGTGATTCCGCACTACTACCTGGCGGCATTCCCCTCCGATCGCGACTATTACGAACCGAACCGCGAGGTGCGTGAAAATTGGGTCCCGCTGTTTGAACGCAATGGGATTCGCCTGGCGATTGAAGAATCCGACATGACCTACAAACGGACGCCGCCGATCCGCAACGGGCGACCGGACCCACGGGGCGTCATGTATGTCGGCAGCGGCTCGTGGGGCGCGGGGGGACGGGCCAAGCACGATCCCGACGTGACCTGGTATCTGCAAGCGTCGGCTCCGTCATATCACTGTGTCGTGGTGACGCTGGATGGTGAGGATGAATCATTTATTGTTGTCGATATGCATGGGCAGAAGGTTGACGCCTACCCGGATGAGAACATGGCGTCGCTCGGGCTTGGCACGGCAGACGCGTTCGTTGAGCAGATCGCATCACTGCTGGGCGAGGCGGCGCCGGCAGAGCGACGTGCCGGGGCCATGTTACTTGAGGCGTTCAGTAACGCCTATGACGCAGATCGCCCGGCGGACCGCGAGGCGTTTCTCCAACAGATGCTCGCGTGGTATGACGACGAATCGCAGGACGTTCGTTTGCGAAGCGCTGCATATCAGGTGTTGTTGATGCACGCGGACGATGTGGAGCAGCGTGGGGCGTTGTTGAGCCGAGGGATGAATGACGCCTCGGCACGTATTCGCGCGCATGCTCTTACCGTGCGAGAAGCGGATTTGAGCAGCGTGACGGGGCGTTTGCTGTTGCAAACTCTCGGCGAGGCGCGGATGTTGGAGATGCGCGAACGCGCATTCGTCGCGGCAACGAATCGCCCAAGCCCTGCGTTTCCCGATCAACAGGCTGCAGATGCATTTGAAAAGGTAGACGCGTTCGAATTGCCGGTCGAAGACTGGGCTTTCAAAACAGATCCGTGGCGTATTGGGCATTTGAAAGCATGGCACGAGGCCGAGGTGGACGAGTCGGGATGGATGTCGGCCGAGTTGCAGACGCATTGGCATCATTTTCTTGACACGTCATACCAGGGCGTGGGCTGGTATCGGCGCGTTATCGATGTGCCGACTATGTCACCCTACGATGCGGTCGGCCTCCAGTTCGATGGCGTAGAGGAAAACGCTTGGGTCTGGATCGACGGGCATTACGTTGGTCAACACAACCTTGGCCCCGTCGGGTGGAACGTACCCTTCCAGTTCGATGTGACGCGGTTGATCACGCCGGGGCAAAGCCATCAGATCACAATCCGTGTGATGAACCAACGAAGCGTAGGGGGGGTGTGGGACAGTGTTCGCCTTCAAACATACAGGCAGTCCGAGGCGAGTGAATAA
- a CDS encoding formylglycine-generating enzyme family protein: MLISSALLIVGCDGAEGVGQNSSRSQLGDGNVQEVESENDFTMVRLPAGEFVMGDERGSEGEQPRQVRVDSFMIGKHPVTQELYESVMGDNPSNRKNPNNPVEQVRWSDAVRFCNALSEKEGLEPVYDLDDWSINYEANGYRLPTEAEWEYAARAGETGRYSFGEDESRLGDHAWFAGNSGGQPRPVGRKRPNAWGLHDMLGNVWEWTNDYYEAVPSGTDNPRGPESGDQRVVRGGAWDSRAERLAVFHRHAEEPGYADVCVGFDVYGFRIARNAD; the protein is encoded by the coding sequence ATGCTGATCTCGTCGGCATTGCTCATCGTCGGCTGCGATGGGGCGGAGGGCGTCGGCCAGAACAGCAGCCGATCGCAACTCGGCGACGGCAACGTGCAGGAGGTTGAAAGCGAGAACGACTTCACCATGGTTCGGTTGCCCGCCGGCGAGTTCGTCATGGGCGACGAACGCGGCAGCGAGGGCGAACAACCCCGTCAGGTGCGTGTCGATTCGTTCATGATCGGCAAGCATCCCGTGACGCAGGAGCTGTACGAAAGCGTTATGGGTGACAATCCGTCGAACCGGAAGAATCCCAACAACCCGGTGGAGCAGGTTCGCTGGTCGGATGCGGTGCGCTTCTGCAACGCGCTGTCGGAGAAGGAAGGGCTCGAGCCGGTCTACGATCTCGACGACTGGTCGATCAATTACGAAGCGAACGGCTATCGCCTGCCGACCGAGGCGGAGTGGGAGTACGCGGCGCGAGCGGGGGAGACCGGCCGCTATTCCTTCGGTGAAGACGAATCACGCCTGGGCGACCATGCATGGTTTGCCGGCAACTCCGGCGGCCAGCCGCGACCGGTTGGCCGCAAGCGGCCGAATGCGTGGGGCTTGCACGACATGCTTGGCAACGTCTGGGAATGGACCAATGACTACTACGAGGCTGTGCCCAGTGGCACGGATAATCCGCGTGGTCCGGAATCGGGCGACCAGCGCGTCGTTCGCGGCGGCGCGTGGGATTCGCGAGCCGAGCGATTGGCCGTCTTTCACCGCCATGCCGAGGAGCCGGGCTACGCGGATGTGTGCGTCGGGTTCGACGTCTATGGATTCCGAATCGCCCGCAACGCCGACTGA
- a CDS encoding hydrolase — MSQSSQSSFRPAWWARGGHLQTLWPAICRRRVAVTTWCEVVELDDGDCLELEWVEPDGKQADRPILIVLHGLAGSARSRYARGMLAATVRHGWRGVVMQFRGCGTNPNRLPRSYHSGVSDDSEQVVRLLRTREPDTKLAAVGYSLGGNVLLKWLGERGVAAPLAAAVAVSVPYDLAATAACVERGLSQLYQWHLMRSLKQTVQAKLRQDPTLLPMDERQVMRLRTFRQFDDQVTAPLHEFKGADDYYQQCSSGQFLDRITVPTLLVHARNDPMTGDVLPDPSQLPTAVRLELLDDGGHVGFVTGRWPWRATYWLEQRVPAFLQPYLESEDVTMNPSHPLHRQPHRTSKSV, encoded by the coding sequence ATGTCACAATCATCCCAAAGTTCGTTTCGACCGGCGTGGTGGGCACGAGGCGGTCATCTCCAGACGCTCTGGCCAGCGATCTGCCGTCGACGTGTTGCGGTCACCACGTGGTGTGAGGTCGTGGAACTGGACGATGGTGATTGCCTGGAACTGGAATGGGTCGAGCCGGATGGCAAGCAGGCGGATCGGCCGATTCTCATCGTGCTGCACGGGTTGGCGGGCTCGGCACGATCGCGTTATGCCCGCGGCATGCTGGCGGCAACGGTGCGGCACGGCTGGCGCGGTGTGGTGATGCAGTTCCGTGGCTGCGGCACGAACCCTAATCGCCTGCCCCGGAGCTACCACTCGGGCGTAAGTGATGACTCGGAGCAGGTGGTGCGGCTGCTTCGTACGCGAGAACCTGACACAAAACTGGCGGCCGTGGGATACTCGCTCGGCGGCAATGTGCTGCTCAAGTGGCTCGGCGAACGCGGGGTGGCGGCGCCGCTCGCGGCGGCGGTCGCGGTGTCCGTGCCGTATGACCTGGCGGCCACGGCAGCATGCGTCGAACGCGGGCTGAGCCAGCTATACCAGTGGCACCTCATGCGGTCACTTAAACAGACCGTGCAGGCAAAGCTGCGACAGGATCCCACGCTCCTGCCGATGGACGAGCGACAGGTCATGCGGCTGCGAACGTTTCGGCAGTTTGATGACCAGGTGACCGCCCCGCTGCACGAATTCAAGGGAGCGGACGACTATTACCAGCAATGCAGCAGCGGACAATTCCTTGATCGCATCACCGTGCCGACCTTGCTGGTGCATGCCCGCAACGACCCGATGACCGGCGATGTGCTGCCCGACCCCTCACAGTTGCCGACGGCGGTGCGGCTTGAGTTGCTGGACGACGGCGGCCACGTGGGATTTGTAACAGGTCGCTGGCCATGGCGGGCGACCTACTGGCTGGAGCAGCGGGTGCCTGCGTTTCTCCAGCCCTACCTTGAAAGCGAAGACGTCACCATGAATCCGTCCCACCCGCTCCACCGCCAACCTCATCGAACATCGAAATCTGTGTGA
- a CDS encoding MBOAT family protein, which yields MLFQTWQFIVFFIIVYTLFLQVKGTRFQTPLLLAASYFFYGWWNPLYLLLIVYSTVLDYTVVQFMERSQRKRIWLAVSICNNLFLLGFFKYGEFFAENLNAAFQATGVPLDVPMADVLLPVGISFYTFQSMSYTIDFYRGEIRRERSFLRFAAFVSLFPQLVAGPIERARTFLPQFAREARITWTNISDGLTLFLIGFFKKVAIADYLAMHVDPVYAYPDEHSGSALLLATFFFGWQIYFDFSGYTDMARGIARMMGFNLMLNFNRPYLANSLGDFWGRWHISLSSWFKDYVYIPLGGNRRGTVHMYMNMFLVMVISGLWHGAAWTFVIWGAMHAIGRIVTRPMEQTAFYREQVPNIVKQAWVFAFVTVTWIFFRAESLGDAWLILGRIFSPSLFTASELPHLAFFFCMVIWIYQYLDETRARFALQPSFVRIGAATCMIVYVLVFLISGTPEQAFIYFQF from the coding sequence ATGCTCTTTCAAACCTGGCAATTCATTGTCTTTTTCATCATCGTCTATACGCTGTTCCTTCAGGTCAAAGGAACACGCTTTCAGACTCCGTTGCTGTTAGCGGCTTCGTATTTCTTCTATGGCTGGTGGAATCCGCTTTATCTACTGCTGATCGTCTATTCCACAGTGCTGGACTACACGGTGGTCCAGTTCATGGAACGCAGCCAGCGCAAGCGGATCTGGCTGGCAGTGAGCATCTGCAACAACCTTTTCCTGCTGGGCTTTTTCAAGTACGGCGAGTTCTTCGCTGAAAATCTCAACGCAGCGTTTCAGGCCACGGGCGTCCCTCTGGATGTGCCTATGGCCGACGTGCTGCTGCCGGTGGGTATTTCCTTCTACACCTTCCAGTCGATGAGCTACACCATCGACTTCTACCGCGGTGAGATTCGGCGGGAGCGTAGCTTCCTTCGGTTCGCCGCCTTCGTATCGTTGTTCCCGCAGTTGGTGGCCGGCCCCATCGAACGTGCCCGCACCTTCCTGCCGCAGTTCGCCCGTGAGGCCCGAATCACCTGGACGAACATTTCAGACGGCCTGACGCTTTTCCTGATCGGCTTTTTCAAGAAGGTCGCCATCGCCGACTATCTGGCGATGCATGTTGATCCTGTGTATGCCTATCCGGACGAGCATTCGGGGTCGGCGTTGCTACTCGCGACGTTCTTCTTTGGGTGGCAGATTTATTTCGACTTCAGTGGTTACACCGACATGGCCCGCGGCATCGCGCGGATGATGGGCTTCAACCTGATGCTCAACTTCAATCGGCCGTACCTGGCCAACAGTCTGGGCGACTTCTGGGGGCGCTGGCATATCAGCCTGTCCTCCTGGTTCAAGGACTACGTCTATATCCCGCTCGGCGGCAACCGTCGCGGTACGGTTCATATGTACATGAACATGTTTCTGGTCATGGTCATCTCCGGCCTGTGGCACGGCGCGGCCTGGACCTTTGTGATATGGGGGGCCATGCACGCCATCGGCCGAATCGTGACCCGGCCGATGGAGCAGACCGCGTTTTATCGCGAGCAGGTGCCCAACATCGTCAAGCAGGCCTGGGTGTTCGCGTTCGTCACGGTGACGTGGATCTTCTTCCGCGCTGAAAGCCTTGGCGACGCATGGCTGATCCTCGGCCGAATCTTTTCACCATCGCTGTTCACTGCGTCTGAATTGCCACACCTGGCGTTCTTTTTCTGCATGGTCATCTGGATTTACCAGTACCTGGATGAAACCCGTGCCAGGTTCGCCCTTCAGCCGTCCTTTGTGCGGATCGGGGCGGCGACTTGCATGATCGTGTACGTGCTGGTCTTCCTGATCTCCGGCACGCCGGAGCAAGCCTTTATCTACTTCCAGTTTTAA
- a CDS encoding substrate-binding domain-containing protein: protein MTKQAEIIGDIQKKIASGAYTPGRPLPTQKALSSQYGVAVGTVRHALGSLVNQGLLKSRRGSGTIVSPDVKVTGPAPSAGRRQLGLLVPDSRAALFVRSYVLAIQRLLLQDPNLEISLRFTQNQTKESILQWAKPLCGILAQDTVSLDLLNHLRATGKPVMVMGHLLSGGCPSWAGQVCIDVDQHVRMCVQFAYSLAHRRCLLIRESGSYYMDSVGRAFHREAQKIGADLQHDELIVDRSDHGDELLMYLAAAECPPSIVIVEGGFQACRNLYALERNGWRVPEQISVLAINGVPEPWLCTPDLSRVEMPTEQWAIRLVEAMYEMLDKGTIIRAEVAPSLVWGKTCERFHGDQPNAASKAESNGVSPRSN, encoded by the coding sequence ATGACCAAACAGGCTGAAATAATCGGGGATATTCAGAAAAAAATCGCCAGCGGTGCGTATACACCGGGACGTCCTTTGCCGACGCAGAAAGCGCTATCGTCGCAGTACGGCGTGGCTGTGGGGACTGTCCGGCATGCATTGGGCAGTCTGGTGAATCAGGGGCTGCTCAAGTCACGCCGTGGTTCCGGGACGATCGTCAGCCCTGACGTGAAGGTGACCGGCCCCGCCCCCTCGGCCGGCCGGCGGCAACTGGGGCTGCTGGTCCCGGATTCGCGAGCAGCGCTTTTTGTCCGTTCCTATGTACTTGCCATCCAACGGCTCCTGCTTCAGGACCCGAATTTGGAAATCAGCCTTCGTTTCACTCAGAACCAAACCAAGGAGTCGATCCTGCAATGGGCCAAGCCGCTGTGCGGTATCCTGGCTCAGGATACGGTTTCCTTGGACCTGCTCAACCATCTTCGGGCGACGGGCAAACCAGTCATGGTGATGGGGCATTTGCTGTCAGGCGGATGCCCTTCATGGGCAGGGCAGGTTTGCATCGACGTCGACCAGCACGTTCGCATGTGCGTGCAGTTCGCCTATTCGCTTGCCCATCGTCGGTGTCTGCTGATCCGCGAAAGCGGCTCGTATTACATGGACAGCGTGGGACGAGCGTTTCATCGTGAGGCTCAGAAGATTGGGGCAGACCTGCAGCATGATGAGTTAATCGTCGATAGGTCCGATCATGGCGACGAGCTACTGATGTATCTTGCCGCCGCCGAGTGCCCGCCATCGATCGTGATTGTCGAAGGTGGCTTCCAGGCTTGCCGAAATCTATACGCCCTTGAACGGAACGGGTGGCGCGTCCCCGAGCAGATCAGCGTTCTGGCGATCAACGGCGTACCCGAGCCCTGGCTTTGCACGCCGGACCTCAGCCGGGTGGAAATGCCGACCGAGCAGTGGGCGATTCGCCTGGTCGAAGCGATGTATGAGATGCTGGATAAAGGCACGATCATTCGCGCGGAAGTCGCGCCCAGTCTGGTATGGGGCAAGACGTGCGAGCGTTTTCACGGCGACCAGCCGAATGCTGCCTCGAAAGCCGAAAGCAACGGCGTATCTCCACGGTCTAACTAA
- a CDS encoding DEAD/DEAH box helicase, whose translation MPKPSRDDLLLQYLDRLPYEPYPVQEEALMRYFESDEGVLVCAPTGMGKTLIAEAALYEALSTGRRAYYTTPLIALTEQKFTEVQDAAERWGFSREQVGLVTGNRSVNPRATVLVVVAEILLNRLLHKEAFDFSDVSAVVMDEFHSFAEPERGIVWELSLSLLPKHVRLLLLSATVGNASQFLSWLRTSHGRDLTLAQSKERKVPLTCHWVGEQLLPELLIEMVRGEEQTRKTPALVFCFDRERCWAVGELLRGKDMLNGDQQAQLAEQLDAIDFSQGAGPKLKRILMRGVGIHHAGLLPRYRRVVETLFQQKLLSVCVCTETLAAGINLPARSVVLTTLLKGPRGKKKLIGASSAHQMFGRAGRPQFDREGHVYAVAHEDDVKILRHKQKIEQIPEDTKDPQLMKMRKKLVKKTPTRREGEQYWSEAQFEKLQAAEPGKLESRGELPWRLLAFLLDSFSDVATLRDVVSKRLMSEPQIAQGQKQLTRMLVTLHEQGYVTLTPTPPLPRRYVSAHSLGWYVTLTPTPPLPRSAGGSASTAPEPAATPEPATPATTQDLLAGLQLGGAPTGKPAASTASTSPATGKSAATAPADPIADYQPTTAHATDKLKTLLAFRAVQPVYGAFLLDYLGQVERHERMQILESLLEMPGSVARSVRVPFPQDLPPGEFTRETIDPAIVKSGLATYDEMYPPLPHEQDRPFGEPPQFPIPLAEKMHLLFQSKVRNGGRVRITPVWAAGDLLTFNGEFNAFITARDLTKQEGMIFRHVLRLILLCEEFMPLTPTGMTSEVWQSELKELVGLLTDSCRSIDPACTDEVLARGD comes from the coding sequence ATGCCAAAGCCCTCACGCGACGACCTGCTGCTTCAGTACCTCGATCGGCTGCCCTACGAGCCATACCCAGTTCAGGAAGAAGCGCTCATGCGCTACTTCGAGTCGGACGAGGGCGTGCTCGTCTGCGCCCCCACGGGCATGGGCAAGACGCTCATCGCCGAAGCGGCGCTGTACGAAGCATTGAGCACGGGTCGGCGGGCCTACTACACGACGCCGTTGATCGCGCTGACCGAGCAGAAGTTTACCGAGGTACAGGACGCGGCAGAGCGGTGGGGCTTCAGTCGCGAACAGGTGGGGCTGGTGACGGGTAATCGCTCGGTCAACCCGCGAGCGACGGTGCTGGTGGTCGTGGCGGAGATTCTGCTGAACCGACTGCTGCACAAGGAAGCGTTCGATTTCAGCGATGTCTCGGCTGTGGTGATGGACGAGTTTCACTCCTTCGCCGAGCCGGAGCGGGGCATCGTGTGGGAGTTGTCGCTGTCGCTGCTGCCGAAGCACGTTCGGCTGCTGCTGCTCTCGGCAACGGTGGGCAACGCCTCGCAGTTTCTAAGCTGGTTGCGCACCAGTCACGGACGAGACCTCACGCTCGCGCAAAGCAAAGAACGCAAGGTGCCGCTGACCTGCCACTGGGTGGGCGAGCAGTTGCTGCCCGAGTTACTGATCGAGATGGTCCGTGGCGAGGAGCAGACGCGAAAGACTCCGGCCCTGGTGTTCTGCTTCGACCGCGAGCGCTGCTGGGCGGTGGGCGAACTGCTGCGCGGCAAGGACATGCTCAACGGCGACCAGCAGGCACAACTGGCAGAGCAACTCGATGCGATCGACTTTTCACAAGGCGCCGGCCCGAAGCTCAAACGCATTCTCATGCGCGGCGTGGGGATTCATCACGCCGGCCTGCTGCCGCGCTACCGGCGGGTGGTCGAAACCCTGTTCCAGCAGAAGCTGCTGTCGGTGTGCGTCTGCACGGAAACTCTCGCTGCGGGCATTAACCTCCCCGCCCGCTCGGTCGTGCTCACGACGCTGCTCAAGGGGCCCCGGGGCAAGAAAAAACTGATCGGTGCGAGCAGCGCCCACCAGATGTTCGGCCGGGCGGGTCGGCCGCAGTTCGATCGCGAAGGCCACGTCTACGCCGTCGCCCACGAAGACGACGTCAAGATTCTGCGCCACAAGCAGAAGATCGAACAGATCCCCGAAGACACCAAAGACCCGCAGTTGATGAAGATGCGCAAGAAGCTGGTCAAGAAGACACCCACGCGCCGCGAGGGCGAGCAGTACTGGTCCGAGGCGCAGTTCGAAAAGCTTCAGGCCGCCGAGCCGGGCAAGCTCGAATCCAGGGGCGAGCTGCCGTGGCGGCTGCTGGCGTTTCTGCTGGATTCGTTCAGCGACGTGGCAACGCTGCGGGACGTCGTATCCAAACGACTAATGAGTGAACCGCAGATCGCGCAGGGGCAAAAGCAGCTCACGCGCATGCTCGTGACACTACACGAGCAAGGGTATGTGACGTTGACGCCGACCCCGCCCCTACCGCGTCGGTACGTTTCCGCCCACTCGCTCGGCTGGTATGTGACGTTGACGCCGACCCCGCCCCTACCGCGGTCGGCGGGCGGTTCAGCGAGCACGGCCCCCGAACCGGCCGCAACGCCCGAGCCGGCGACGCCCGCGACCACGCAGGACCTGCTCGCAGGCCTGCAACTCGGCGGCGCGCCCACGGGCAAGCCGGCCGCGTCGACCGCCTCCACCAGCCCGGCTACCGGCAAGTCGGCCGCCACGGCCCCCGCCGATCCCATAGCCGACTACCAGCCGACCACCGCCCATGCCACGGACAAGCTCAAGACGCTGCTGGCCTTCCGCGCCGTGCAGCCGGTGTATGGCGCTTTCCTGCTGGACTACCTCGGCCAGGTCGAGCGACACGAACGCATGCAGATCCTCGAATCGCTGCTGGAAATGCCCGGCTCGGTGGCGCGGAGCGTGCGCGTGCCCTTCCCGCAGGACCTGCCGCCAGGCGAGTTCACCCGCGAGACGATCGACCCGGCAATCGTGAAATCGGGACTGGCAACCTACGACGAGATGTACCCGCCGCTGCCGCACGAGCAGGACCGCCCCTTCGGCGAGCCGCCGCAGTTCCCCATTCCGCTGGCGGAGAAGATGCATCTGCTGTTTCAAAGCAAGGTCCGCAACGGCGGCCGGGTGCGCATCACCCCCGTCTGGGCCGCGGGCGATCTGCTGACATTCAACGGTGAGTTCAACGCCTTCATCACCGCACGCGATCTGACCAAACAGGAAGGGATGATCTTCCGCCACGTCCTGCGTTTGATCCTGCTCTGCGAAGAGTTCATGCCGCTGACGCCCACGGGCATGACGAGCGAGGTCTGGCAGAGTGAGTTGAAAGAGCTCGTCGGGCTGCTGACCGATAGTTGCCGATCGATCGACCCCGCCTGCACCGACGAGGTGCTCGCTCGCGGCGACTGA